A window from Sphingobacteriales bacterium encodes these proteins:
- a CDS encoding glutamine--tRNA ligase/YqeY domain fusion protein — MNYDTEENSSRKKSLNFIEEIIEEDIRNGKNNGEVYTRFPPEPNGYLHIGHAKSICLNFGLAKKYNGKCNLRFDDTNPVTEDVEYVDSIMEDVRWLGFQWEGEPRYASDYFDQLYQWAVKLIKAGKAYVCDLSPDEFSELRGTPAEPGKESPYRNRSVEENLDLFERMKNGEFPDGSKVLRAKIDMASPNMLLRDPAIYRIKHAHHHRTGDKWCIYPMYDFAHGQSDYLEGITHSICTLEFEVHRPLYDWFLDQLIETEYRPRQIEFARLNLSYTVMSKRKLLELVEEKYVSGWDDPRMPTISGLRRRGYTPESIRDFSERVGVAKRENVIDVSLLEFCIREDLNKSAQRIMAVLNPLKLVITNLPDDYYEELPTENNPEDPESGSRLVPFSKNLLIEREDFMENPPKGYFRLFPGNEVRLKGAYIVKCTGFEKEGDQVTVVYGELDPATRSGLPGAQRKVKGTIHWVSEKHAVQAEIRLYDRLFNTPNPDEAEEGKDFKSNLNPDSLKIITGFIEPYVRGAKPYQKFQFQRIGYFCVDPDSDNNHLIFNRTATLRDSWQKAVK, encoded by the coding sequence ATGAATTACGATACCGAAGAAAACAGTAGCCGGAAAAAATCTTTGAATTTTATTGAGGAAATTATTGAGGAAGATATAAGAAATGGGAAAAACAACGGGGAAGTCTATACCCGTTTTCCTCCCGAGCCAAATGGCTATTTGCACATTGGCCATGCCAAGTCAATCTGCCTGAATTTTGGTCTGGCAAAAAAATATAACGGGAAATGTAATTTGCGTTTTGACGATACCAATCCTGTTACGGAAGATGTCGAATATGTTGATTCTATTATGGAAGATGTTCGATGGCTGGGTTTTCAGTGGGAAGGTGAGCCACGCTATGCCTCCGATTATTTCGACCAATTGTACCAATGGGCTGTAAAACTCATAAAAGCCGGAAAAGCTTATGTGTGTGACCTGAGTCCCGATGAATTTTCAGAGCTGAGAGGTACTCCTGCAGAGCCCGGGAAAGAAAGCCCCTACCGGAACAGAAGCGTTGAAGAAAACCTTGATCTTTTTGAAAGAATGAAAAACGGGGAATTCCCGGATGGTTCAAAAGTTTTAAGGGCCAAAATTGACATGGCTTCACCCAATATGCTTCTGCGCGATCCGGCTATTTACCGCATAAAACATGCTCATCATCACCGTACCGGTGATAAATGGTGCATTTATCCTATGTACGATTTTGCCCACGGACAGTCAGATTATCTCGAAGGGATAACCCATTCAATATGTACGCTTGAATTTGAGGTTCACAGGCCTTTGTACGATTGGTTCCTTGACCAGCTAATCGAAACGGAATACCGTCCCCGTCAGATTGAATTTGCCCGCCTGAACCTTAGCTACACAGTGATGAGCAAAAGAAAACTGCTTGAACTGGTGGAAGAAAAATATGTCAGTGGTTGGGACGACCCGAGGATGCCTACTATTTCCGGCCTCAGGCGGAGAGGCTACACCCCTGAATCTATCAGGGATTTCAGCGAAAGGGTAGGCGTTGCCAAACGTGAAAATGTCATTGATGTATCGCTGCTTGAATTCTGTATCCGTGAAGATTTGAATAAGAGTGCCCAGCGGATCATGGCTGTATTAAATCCTTTGAAACTGGTCATCACCAATCTGCCGGATGACTATTATGAAGAATTGCCTACTGAAAACAATCCGGAAGATCCTGAATCAGGCTCAAGGCTTGTCCCTTTCAGCAAAAACCTGCTCATTGAAAGGGAAGATTTCATGGAAAATCCACCAAAAGGATATTTTCGCCTTTTCCCCGGAAATGAAGTCAGGCTAAAGGGAGCATATATTGTTAAATGTACGGGCTTTGAAAAAGAAGGGGATCAGGTAACTGTTGTGTATGGTGAATTAGATCCGGCAACCCGTAGCGGATTGCCAGGTGCTCAGCGTAAAGTAAAAGGAACTATCCATTGGGTTTCAGAAAAGCATGCCGTTCAGGCTGAAATCAGGTTGTACGACCGTTTGTTCAACACCCCTAACCCCGATGAAGCTGAGGAAGGGAAAGACTTTAAGTCGAATCTGAACCCGGACTCTCTTAAGATAATTACCGGTTTTATTGAACCTTATGTCAGGGGTGCGAAGCCATATCAGAAATTTCAGTTTCAACGGATTGGCTATTTTTGTGTCGATCCTGATTCGGATAATAATCACCTGATATTCAATCGTACAGCCACATTGAGAGACTCGTGGCAGAAAGCGGTGAAATAG